The Parus major isolate Abel chromosome 12, Parus_major1.1, whole genome shotgun sequence genome segment GGGAAAATTAGCAGGGAGGTAATTTTTGGCCGTGTTCTCGTTCATTTGCAAACCAGTGCCGCTTCTCCCGGGCTCCCCATTAAGCGCTATTAGTTCCGAATTAACGGGCGCTGTGGCCAGGGTcactcttcccttccctcctccaccGCCCAGGCCGGCTCTGGCAGCCCGGTGGCGTAGGGTGCCGAGGGGGGAATGCCTCCGCCGGGGCCCTGTACCGGGATTGCCCTCCCTCCCAGCGGGGCACACCGGGCTGCGGGACCCCCGAGGTGCTGCCGGGGCCAGGGTAGGGCTCCCGCCTGTCCCGGCGGTGCCCGGGTGGTGCCCGGCGCGGGGCCCCGGGGCGGCGGGGAGGGGTCCGTGGGCGGGGCGGGGCCCCGGGGCGGCGGTGCCGGTGCGGGCCGGGCTCACGTTACGGCGGCCCCATTGGCCGGGGCGGGTCGGGGCGGGGCTGCCGGGCAGCGCCGGGAGGCGGCGGGCACGGCCGGGCGCTCCGTCCGCtgtcgctgctgctgctgctgttgctgctccGGCACCGGCGGCACTGGGAGCGGCGCCGGGGGAGCAGGACCGGGCATGCACAACGCCCGCCCGGACGAGCTCGGCGCCGACCGGGTGAGTGCTGCCGCGGGCACCGGGAGGGAACGGGATGGGACGGGAGCACCGTGCCTgcgccccgccgccccgggaCTGCCGTGACTGCCGTGACTGCCGTGACGTCCGGCCGCTGCCGGCGACATCAGGGCCGTGACATTACACGCGAGGCCAAAGGCGGCGCGGGGGACGTGGGCACCCGGTGGGACACTGGGGGTGTGGGGGCACGGATAGCCGGCGGCCACAGTGTCCAGCTGTCAAGATGCCAGCGGCACCGTCCCCCCGGAGCTGCCACCCTGGCACCCACCTGGGCTGCCCCGAGGGACAGCGATGACAGGGTGGCTCTTCGGCTCTCCTGGGCCTGCCACATGCTTACCCAGCACCTCACAACCGGCTGCCCCAGTGTTCCCGGCCAGCGGCGGGACTGGGCGGCTCGGAGTGGTGGCACATTGCCACTAGGGCTGGATGAGAGAGGGTCCCAGCCAGCGGGGAGGGGGACGGCGATTGGGACGGGGACGGGGAGAGGAACAAGGACagtcctgccagcagctctgttaGGGTCAGACAGAGGAGCCACAATTATCGGTCCTGGAAGCAATCCCTCCTGCACACTCAGCTTTCCGCGACTCCAGCGTGGAAAGGAAAGCGGACGTAACACCCTGCTTTTGGGTTCAGACAATAGGAATTCAAGAGCGAGGAGCGGCCcggctgcaggagccaggagtCCCTTCCAGCGCCCGCCCGGCCGTGCTCCGTTCAGCCCTCCTGCCTTGGTCCCCTGTATTCCCCGGCGTTTGGGGGGGCCCGGGCCTTGGGCGCAGGCCTGGCTGCACCCTGACGTCaccaggggtgtccccagctggAGGGCACAGGGTGGGTGGGTGGCCCTGCCAACGCAGGGGGGGAGAGCCCCACCCCAGCACCCGCGGGTGCCCTAGGGCTGCCGCTGGCCCCGTGCCACCGAATGGGACTGTGCCGGAGGGGTGTCCCGGTTGCCTCCCACTGAGAAGGGGGCACTCGAGGGGCTGTCGGGGGGGCAGTGGAGCGCCAGCTCCTACGTGCCGCGGCCCTCTGTCATTTCCCGCAGGCACGGCCGGGGCTGGGTGCCTGCTTGCTCACCCGACAAGCCGCTGCACGCCGGCCGGCTCCGCGCAGGAGCCGCAGGAAAGCGGGGCCCGGGGCTCCAGGCAAGCTGGGACCTGCGCCCCGCTCTCCGCACCCTGCTGCACGCCCATTGAGCCGGCAAAGCCCCCCCGAGCCGGGCCGGCGGGGTGCCGaggagggtgggatgggggaTCGCGGTGCTGGCTGGGGTCAGTGGCAACAAGCGTGCTGATGTGCCCTTTCCCTGCAGTGGTGCCGGCGGGACGCGGGACCGACGCTGCGGGCGCACATGCAGGGCACGCGGCAGGCACCGCACCACCCCGGCAGGGCTCCGGGACCGGCCCCCCGTGCCCCGCGCCCCGGCTCGGCGGCGGACTCGGCCTGCAGCCTGGATCCGGGaggcgaggaggaggaggggggaggcCCGGCCGCTCGCTCCCCCCCGGCCAGCGAGCGCAGCCTGGAGTTCGACTCGGGGTACTCGGAGGCGTCGGGGGGCACGtggagggaagaggaggtgCCCGTGCGGCGCCGGCATCTGCTGCCCTGCCAACGGGCACACCGGCTctccgccggccccgccgcacCACCGCCCGCCCCCGCCCGCCGTGTCCGCCCCAAATCCACCTCGGACGCCTGCCTGGAGCAGTGGCGGGCCCTGGAGCCCGCCGACACGCAGGACTGGACCGTAGCACTGCTGTCGCAGAGCCGGAACCGGCAGCCCCTGGTGCTGGGCGACAACTGCTTCGCTGACCTGGTGGAGAACTGGATGGACCTGCCCGAGGTGGGCGCCGAACCGCGTCGCAGAGCCCCTGCCGAGCCCTCCCGCCGGCTGGCCAAGCCCCCCGCCTTCCTGCTCAGCCTCTCGGGCAATGTACGCCGTAAGCTGGCCAACATGGCCCGGCCCCGGGGGGCCGACGGTGCCCGCCCGGGCGGCCGCGATACCACCAAGCGTTTCTCCTGCccgctggggctggggggacagcCCAAGGGCGCCTGCTTCCATCAGTCCCACAGCAACATCGCCCAGCTGGCCACGGACTTTCACCGCTTCACCGCCTTGATGAACAGCCGCAGCCGCCAGCCCATCATCTGCAACGACGTTATCGGCTACATTTAGCCTTGCTGCTGCGGCCCGCACCCCCACCTTGTAAATAAACCCCCGTTTTGTACGGTCTGGGCGCCGCAGCGTTTATCAAGGGGAGTGCCTGTGCCCCGACTCTGGGCAGAGGCAAGCAGGGGGTTTTTGCAATGAGGGCCATTGCAGCTTGCAGCGTTTATTGaatggggcaggaggtgctggccCCTTGCTCAAGGTAGGGAGCACAGGAGAGGGGGACGGCTATCTTCAGCCTCAGCATCCTCTCCCTCGCACACGTACAGCAGCTCTAGGTCCTGCTGCTTCGGCATCCTGGCGTCCTCCAAGTTCTCCGATAACCTGTAGCAGGGAGAGGGGGTTTTGGGGTTACTGGCTTGTCCCCAAGGCTGTCTGAGTGCTCCAGGGGTGCCTTGGGCCCCTCAGGGGTGTCCGGCCAGGCTGGTGGGATGCAGGGGCCGGCAGCAAGGGGCCGGGCAGGGGTCCCGCCACGGGAAGTGCTGCCGGCAGGATGTTTAtccagcagctggctgggagctgcactgcagctggagTGGCTCAGGATTGAGGCAGTGGGGGCTGGAAGCCCTCCCCTCCCAGGACAGGATTGGGCCCTGGAGCCAGAGGCCTACCTCTGCGCCTGCTGCAGGGCCCGGGTCTCTGCATCTGCTTTGCTGTCATAGAGCACGATGTCGCCACATAGGAGCATGGTCACGGTCCAGCCATGTGTCCTCTGCAAGGGGTGGGTGTCAGGATCTGGCCCTGCATCCCCCAGGGTGACCTGGCTGACCGCTGACAGCACTGGGCTCACCTGCAGCCAGtccagcacctcctgcaccGTCATCGCCTGCCCATCTGCGCCGGCTGCCTGCATCTCCAGCCggtcccagcagctccactcCCGCCCGCCGTACTGCCAGGGGGTAGCAGCCTGCACTGGCACCCCAAATCctggctgcccagccccacGGGGCAGGGACTGGTGCAGCACAAGGGTTGGAGGACATCAAGGCAGGCAAATGGGCAGGGCACCACGGTGGTGCTGTGGGACAGTGGGGGACACAACTatccccccagcactgctggggtcCACTTCAGGGGTCAGTGTAGTGTGGGGCCAGCACTGCCCCTAGCCCCGGGCCAGGAGAGGCGCACAAAAGGCCATTGAAGCGTTGCCCAACCCCACACAATCACCTCTTCTCATGCTTGTGGCCCCACGACCCCTGCTTCAGCCCAAGGAGGCCAGTGTGGTGCCAAGCCTGGGGCCAAGCTCCGGACACGGCCCCGCACCGTCTGGCAGGGCTGCGCGGCCATCTGCCTTCGCTGCAGGCAGCGCCAGCACTGCCCGCCTGGCCCCAGCCCCACTCGGGAGGGGTGTTCGCACCTGGTCActctccctcctgctttctgctgccttctcaCCTCCGccttctgctgcctgcactTATCCCACTGGTGGAGAGAAGGGCTTAACCCCATCCTCACCAGGGCAGCAACTGCTCGGCACAGAGGGAAAGCCACGGCCTGGCCCTCTACCACCAAATACATCGCTCTGGCCCTGGGAAGCATATTCCTCTGGACAAGGCTGGTTGCCAGTGTGGGCTCCCCAGGTCCCCATGGGGACATAGGTCACACCAAGCAGGCCTTGGGGACATGTGTTCCCATCACAGCCAAGCAGCTGGGTGTGAAATGTCACGCTGGGTGTCTTCGCCCTGGGACATGGAGGTGttggggtgctgctgcagggacctGAGGGCATGGCCAGACCCAGCAGCATCCTCCATCCAGGGATGATGCCAACCCAGGGACACTTCAGCCAGGATGGCACAGGACTGGGCATGGAGTCTGGGGGGCCATGGGGCAGCCATGAGCCCAAAGTGGTGCTGGAGCCGGCACAAGGCAGCGGAGTCGCCTCCCTCCCCCTCTTCCTGCCCCCGGCCCTGGGCCCCCCGGGCCAATCTGGTTCCAATCGGCGCTTCCTGCCGTGCCGGAAGGGCTGCCTCGCACGCCATAAACCCCCAGACAAAGGGGCCTCTATAGCCCAGACGGTCCCAATCTGGGCCTGCCCCCACCCCCGCTCTCCCTCCCTGGTTCCCCATCGCCGggacccccggccccgctcccccggGCGGCCCTTCCCGGCCCGGTGccagctgctctctggctgCCGCAGCTGGTTTCCATAAGCCAGATGAGTGCGGCTGCAGCGGCCTCCCACCCCTGGCTGTGGGGCTCCGCGTGGGGCCTGCCATGGGGCAGTGGGGCTGCCTCATCCCTATGGGCACCCCAGAGCATCACGGCTGGGCCTGAAGCTGGGCAAATGGGACAGTGACAATGTCTCAGTGTTGGGGGGCAgccaggggcaggagctggtTCTTCACTGCCTGGAAGCATTCCCAACCCACTCCAGCACCTGGATCCATTTCTGGAGTGCTATGGCCAGGGCTGCCCTTACTGCATGGCCACCTCCTTTCCCTGGGTCCCCCTGACATTGTCCCGCAGCAGATGCCACTGGCCCCTGGGTGTCCCCCAGCTGCACTTTCCCAGGGAAGAGGGTCCTACCCGGTAGGTGGGGGCTGGTGGGGGCTGGACACGGAGCAGCAGGCAGGTAGACAGGTTGATGTTGCTGTTACGGTAGCAGCTGAGGTCCTGGCACCCCCAGACCAGCTTGTAAACCTCCAAGCACGCCAGCCCGGCCACAGCTGCCGTGGTAGTGATGATAGCAGGCACGATCCGTCCAGCAATTCGCTTGCTCTGAGGACAGGAGGGGAGTCACCAGCTGCTCCACACAGGACAGGGACTCCTGACGCCACAGGCTGTCCCTCTCACCATCATCCAGGTGGCAGGAGAGATGCCATAGTTCTCTGCACGCAGGTTGGATGCTGCTGTGATAAAGTCTATGTGGACATCGTTGTCCTGTGGGGAAGAGCGGGGGGATATCTGCATTCCATGGGGACATCAACCCacccaggctgagcagggacagctgcctTGCTCTGCTACCTTCTCAAAGTGGATGGGCTCCATTAAGGGTGCTTGTGCCTTCTcatcccccagcagctcctgtctccACTGTACCAGGTCCTGGGTAAGCTCTGTCAGCTGCTTGTGATCTGGGGGCACGGGGACCCCTGGTGTGACACACCTGCACAGTGGCACTGCAGGGGTGACCCCACCTTGGCCTTGCGTCATCttgggtgctggagcagggacaagAAACCCAGCCCCACCACCACCAGGCTGGACCCAGGAACATCCCTGGGAACCTCAGGGAAGCTCACCTGTGGGAACTGGTGCCTCCTCTGTGGGTTCCTCTGTGAGGGGGATCTGGAGCCCCTCCTGGGGTACAAAGGGTGGCAGGACCACACCACGGAGGATGGCCTGGATGGCTGCCCGGTCCCTGCATGGTGGCACTCTGTGTACTTGGGCAAAGAGGTGGGCAGCGGCCAGGACATAGTCGAGGTGGGTGTCCTGCAAAGTAGAACAGGGCTGGCCATGGGGTGCCTTGCTGGGGTGGTCCCACACAGCCAagggctgccagcactgccctgatGTGGTAGAACTGCCTGGCTttgccccagagcagaggtggaggagcctctcctccttctctggCCACAGAGCATGTGCGAGCTGTCCTCTGCAGTCCCCTCACTGactgggggacagggacagacccAGCCCAGGACCTGCCAGCCCCGCACAGGCTGTGGCAGATGGAGCACAACTACAGTTCAGTATTCCctgtgtgcccagcacaggcttGGCTCTCTCTCTGCCCACACCATTCCTGTGTGAGACcccacagctcttcctgcacTCACATTGTCAGGGTTGAATGTCAGTGGATGAGGACATCTCCTGTCCCCTGTCCAGAAGGGGACACCCAGGCTGGTTTCCTGGCACAGAGAGAGGAGTCAGGCCCAGGAAtgtgcatccctgcctgcagtgagATGGCCGGTGGAGGGAAGGGCATGCAGAGGGTGCCAGCCCTGTGGTCCTAGGCTCACATGCTCTGGGGGGTAGAtgtgcagcagctgggtgaTGTCATCGTGGTAGCAGCTCTGCCAGCGCCGGCGTGCCCAGCGCACACAGTCCTGCCAGTCCCGTGGCCGCTCCCGCAGGCTGTCCcacacctgctccagcaccttccctggtggctgctgctccaggaaagcTGGGTCCCTGCAAAACCAGGCAGCTGCTGATGCTGACCCAAGAGCAATCCTGTGAAACACCTGGGTGGGATGTGGCAGTCTGGCACCCTCTCCCCGCTCCCAGCAGTgacctggcagagctggaagctCTTCTCCCAGCATCACTACCCCCAAAGCCCACTCACTCCATGAACTGGTTGACTTGTTCTGCAGGTAGCTGGAAAAGCCCCTCAAACTCATCACGGGCCCACTGCAGAGGAGAAATGGGTGTTGAGCACTGGAACCTCCCCCTTATACCCCCAAGCCCAGGGGAAGGGGGAGGCTctggcagggccagcagcagcactcaggctgccagcaggaagcagctgggGCCATATCCTGCCTGTAGCCCACCACTGCAGGggaaacagagaaggaagaCAAAGGTCCCGGTGCCTTCTCGCTGGGTGCTGTGGCTGGGGCAGCTCAACCTACCTGCAGCGTGTGCTGGATGGTGTGGGGGAAGTGCCTCAGGGTGCAGAAAGGGAAGGTGCCATCCCTGGGAGTGGATGGCTCCAGAGGCTTGGTCAGGGATGGCAACATGGCCAACACGttcccctgtgtcccctccgTGCCCGAGTCCAGCAGTGGTGTGCGGCAGCGGAGACAGCGTCTCTCCAAATAGGtgcctgcagggagccaggacTGCTGGGGACCCAGGGAGCGTGTCCAGGGGCTTGGCCCCCTTGCCCTTACTGGCACTCACGGGCCTCTATCGTGTCCAGGGCGCTGGCAACGCCATCCAGGTGCTGGAAGAAGTTGTCCATGTAGAGCATCTCAGTGGCAGGTCCCACCTGGTTCTGGTGAGCTGTCACTCTGACATCAGGGTTCATGCGCTGcacggctgctgctgccaccactgaCTTTGgctcctgccagggcagagagggTGTGAGCAGCCCTAGGGACAGCCAAGATGCCCTTTGCGGGGAGCTCAGCCTCTGCCTCATGCTGCCTCACTGATATATCTGCTGAGTGATAGAGAAACTGCCGATGGAGGTTGGAGAGGGCAACAGTGTCCATGTCAGTGACGATGAGTTCCCCGTCCGGCCC includes the following:
- the INKA1 gene encoding PAK4-inhibitor INKA1 isoform X1, which encodes MPSIPTHGGRPGQGRDRARLQCPQLCTPPLSAPRHSSSVGFSCHPILLHHAARSGTGKISREWCRRDAGPTLRAHMQGTRQAPHHPGRAPGPAPRAPRPGSAADSACSLDPGGEEEEGGGPAARSPPASERSLEFDSGYSEASGGTWREEEVPVRRRHLLPCQRAHRLSAGPAAPPPAPARRVRPKSTSDACLEQWRALEPADTQDWTVALLSQSRNRQPLVLGDNCFADLVENWMDLPEVGAEPRRRAPAEPSRRLAKPPAFLLSLSGNVRRKLANMARPRGADGARPGGRDTTKRFSCPLGLGGQPKGACFHQSHSNIAQLATDFHRFTALMNSRSRQPIICNDVIGYI
- the INKA1 gene encoding PAK4-inhibitor INKA1 isoform X2 → MHNARPDELGADRWCRRDAGPTLRAHMQGTRQAPHHPGRAPGPAPRAPRPGSAADSACSLDPGGEEEEGGGPAARSPPASERSLEFDSGYSEASGGTWREEEVPVRRRHLLPCQRAHRLSAGPAAPPPAPARRVRPKSTSDACLEQWRALEPADTQDWTVALLSQSRNRQPLVLGDNCFADLVENWMDLPEVGAEPRRRAPAEPSRRLAKPPAFLLSLSGNVRRKLANMARPRGADGARPGGRDTTKRFSCPLGLGGQPKGACFHQSHSNIAQLATDFHRFTALMNSRSRQPIICNDVIGYI
- the UBA7 gene encoding ubiquitin-like modifier-activating enzyme 7, with the translated sequence MAGSEEEPRYSRQMYVLGGGARRLPGSAVLVSGLRGTGAQVATALVLAGTGRVVLHDCGAACTADLTQQFLLGESDLGQNRAKASQRALAELNPCVVVEAHTGELSEAFLASFQVVVLTESPLEEQLRIGDFCHAQGICFIVADTKGLAGQLFCDFGERFVVDDPAEEDPVSAAVQHISQGSPGVVTCMGTENSRGHLFHDGDLVTFSGVQGMTELNGQEPIPVHVLDAFRLEISDTSSFSPYRCGGLVSQVQQPQECSHEPLRQALEEPKIQVANPEDLPRSRSLHAAFQALHAFRREQGRLPRPRAPADAERVLDLARSLGAQQGPLDEGIVRSFASVSAGDLCPLAAVLGALAAQEVLKAVTGKFLPLGQWLYFDALECLELAGAAQLTETDCAPRGSRYDGQIAVFGANFQEKLGHQKYLVVGAGAIGCELLKNFAMMGLAAGPDGELIVTDMDTVALSNLHRQFLYHSADISEPKSVVAAAAVQRMNPDVRVTAHQNQVGPATEMLYMDNFFQHLDGVASALDTIEARTYLERRCLRCRTPLLDSGTEGTQGNVLAMLPSLTKPLEPSTPRDGTFPFCTLRHFPHTIQHTLQWARDEFEGLFQLPAEQVNQFMEDPAFLEQQPPGKVLEQVWDSLRERPRDWQDCVRWARRRWQSCYHDDITQLLHIYPPEHETSLGVPFWTGDRRCPHPLTFNPDNDTHLDYVLAAAHLFAQVHRVPPCRDRAAIQAILRGVVLPPFVPQEGLQIPLTEEPTEEAPVPTDHKQLTELTQDLVQWRQELLGDEKAQAPLMEPIHFEKDNDVHIDFITAASNLRAENYGISPATWMMSKRIAGRIVPAIITTTAAVAGLACLEVYKLVWGCQDLSCYRNSNINLSTCLLLRVQPPPAPTYRYGGREWSCWDRLEMQAAGADGQAMTVQEVLDWLQRTHGWTVTMLLCGDIVLYDSKADAETRALQQAQRLSENLEDARMPKQQDLELLYVCEGEDAEAEDSRPPLLCSLP